The window TGGTTCCAACGGCATCGGCAAGACCAACCTGATGGAAGCAATCGGCTACTTGGCCACTCTCAGTTCGCACAGGGTCAGCTCCGATGCCCCCCTGCTGCGCTTTGGTGCCGAGCGCGCCCTGATCCGCGCCAAGCTCGTCCGCGGAGAGCAATCCACGGTGCTTGAATTAGAAATTAACAGTGCGCGGGCCAACCGCGCCCGAATCAACCGCAGTAATCCCGTCCGGGCCAGGGACATCCTTGGAATCTGCCAGACCGTTCTCTTTGCCCCGGAGGACCTTGCACTGGTCAAGGGCGATCCCTCCAGCCGGCGCCGTTTCCTGGATGAACTCCTGATAAGTCTCATCCCGCGCCATGCGGCCACGCGCAGTGACTATGACCGGGTACTCAAACAGCGCAATGCGCTGCTGAAGTCCGCTCGCGCGGGCAAGGTCAGCGCGGCGCATGAGGCCACCCTCGATGTCTGGGACCAGCATATGGCCAGCGCCGGAGCCGAGCTGTTGCATGCGCGGCTTGAGCTGGTGGATCGGCTCCGTCCCCACCTGGCCAGTGCGTATAGGCAACTCACGGATGGTTCGAAAGAGGCAGGTGCCCTCTACCGTTCGACGCTGCAGGGTGTTGTGGAGGACGACGGCGGCGCACCGGACGCTGCTTCCGTGCCTGCCGAGGACCTGCGGCTGCTCTCCGTTGCTCAGCTCACCGACCGCTACATCCAGGCATTCGCGGCGGCACGCCGCAAGGAACTGGAACGGGGAATTTCCCTCGTGGGGCCGCACCGCGACGATCTCGACCTGGTCCTGGGTTCGGCACCTGCCAAAGGGTATGCATCACACGGTGAAACCTGGTCCATGTGCCTGTCCCTGCGCCTGGCCTCGTATTACGTCATGCTTGACGATGCCCGGACCGGCGGGTCCGCCCCCATTCTGATCCTGGATGACGTTTTTGCCGAGCTCGACGTTCAACGGCGGCGTAAACTGGCCGCAATAGTATCCGGCGCCGAGCAGGTGCTCGTGACTGCCGCCGTCGAGGACGACATTCCGACGGAACTGGCCGGCCGGCGGGTGAAGGTAATCCCTGGAGGACTTGATGAGCCGGGCAATCGATGAATAAGGACACGGACGGCGGCCTGCAGCCGGGCCGCGATCCCGATGACATCGATGCTGCGCAGTCGGCGCTGAACAGAATGCGCGAGGCAGCAGCGTCCCGGGGCGAAATCCGGCGCAAGGCGCCGCCCAAACCGGGCACCGCGTCGCCGAAGACTGGCCGCGGCATAGGAAGTACCCGTGGTTTTGGGCAATTCCACGGCACCGGCCGGGACCCCATGGGGCTCGGCAAGGTTGTTGGCCGGCTTGTGGCTGAGCGCGGTTGGAGCTCTCCGGTTGCCGTGGGATCTGTTATGGCCGAGTGGGCCACGCTGGTTGGACCGGAGATCTCCGCCCACTGCACCCCCGAGAGTTTTACGGATACCACCCTGCACGTCCGGTGCGACTCCACCGCCTGGGCTACGCAGCTGCGCCTGCTCAGCCTGAGCCTGCTGGAGAAGTTCCGCACCGATCTCGGTGAGGGCGTGGTCACGAAGATCCAGGTCCTCGGACCGGCGGCGCCGAGCTGGCGCAAGGGCGGGCGGACCGTCAACGGGCGAGGACCCCGGGACACCTACGGATAGCCGGATCTGAAGCAGTTATTGCAAAAGGCTTGAGTATTCCGCAAACGGCGTGTAGGGCGCTTGGAGTCGCCGGAGCCGTATAGGCACCCGCGTCCGGTACCCCCAGAGCCTTGCAGGCGGAGCCTGAGGCCTCCCAGCGGTACTTTCCTGGCCGTTTGACCCGCCGGAATGCGGGTAAAGGCTACCGGGCACGGTAGAATCGGGGTAGATAACTGGGCGCCGGTGAAACGTTGACTGAGTCCGTTTCCGGCGCAAATTCGCGTGCGGTGGACGGATTCTCCAGCCAGCAACACAACCGGGGCCGTCAGTGATGTGCCCGTTGGCAGAAGCTGTTTCTCCGGAAGGGGCGACGGCCGGCCTAACCGAAAAAAAGGAGTCGAAAGCGCCTGTGGCTAACGACAATGCAGAGATCCCGGCAGTGGAACCCTTAGTGGCGGATGTGGTGGACACTTCGACGGAAACCGAAACTCCCCACGGTTATGGCGCCAGCGACATCACGGTGCTCGAGGGCCTGGAAGCTGTCCGCAAGCGTCCCGGCATGTATATCGGTTCCACCGGCCCTCGCGGCCTGCACCACCTGGTCTACGAAGTCGTGGACAACTCGGTGGATGAGGCCCTTGCCGGGTACTGCACGCACATCGAGATCGTGCTGCAGGCCGACGGCGGAGTCAAGGTGGTGGACAACGGCCGTGGCATTCCGGTCGATATGCACCCCACGGAGCACAAGCCCACCGTGGAAGTCGTAATGACCATCCTGCACGCCGGCGGCAAGTTCGGTGGCGGCGGCTACGCCGTTTCCGGCGGTCTGCACGGCGTCGGCATCTCGGTCGTTAATGCGCTCTCCAGCCGGGTCGACACGGAAGTCCGCCGGCAAGGGCACGTCTGGCGGATGTCCTTTGCCGACGGCGGCAAGCCGCAGGGCGGACTGGTCCAGGGCGAAGAAGCGACCGAAACCGGGACCACGCAGACGTTCTACCCCGATGCCGGCATCTTCGAATCCACGTACTTCGACTTCGAAACCCTCCGTGCACGGTTCCAGCAGATGGCCTTCCTGAATAAGGGGCTGCGGATCACCCTGACCGACGAGCGGCGCGCCGCGGCGGAGCCGTCCGAAGACGGGGACCTGGACCTTGATGCCGTGCCGACCGAGGGCGAAGTTCCGGCCGAGTTCCACACAGTCGTGTACCAGTACGACGACGGTCTGCTCGATTACGTGAAACACCTGAATTCCGGCAAGAAAGTCGATGTGGTCCATGAAGACGTCATTGCCTTCGAGACCGAGGACAAGGAACGTCACATCGCCCTGGAAATGGCGATGCAGTGGACCAACGCGTACTCCGAGAGCGTCCACACCTATGCCAATACCATCAACACCCACGAGGGCGGCACTCACGAAGAGGGTTTCCGTGCCGCGATGACCTCCCTCATCAACCGCTATGCGCGGGAGAAGAGCATCATCAAGGAAAAGGATGACAACCTCACCGGGGACGACATCCGTGAAGGCCTGACGGCCGTCATCTCGGTCAAACTGGCCGAACCCCAGTTTGAGGGCCAGACCAAAACCAAACTCGGCAACTCCGAGGTCAAGGGCTTCGTCCAGCGCGTCGTTACAGACGGCCTCGGCGATTGGCTCGAACGCAACCCCGGCCCGGCCCGCGACGTCATCCGCAAGGCCATCTCCGCGGCCCAGGCCCGGATGGCGGCGCGTAAGGCCCGCGACAACGCCCGCCGGAAGAGCCCTCTTGAGTCCTTCGGGATGCCCGGCAAACTCTCCGACTGCTCCTCAAAGAACCCGGAGAAATGCGAGGTCTACATCGTAGAGGGTGACTCCGCCGGCGGTTCGGCCAAGCGTGGCCGAAATCCGGAAACCCAGGCGATCCTGCCGCTGCGCGGCAAGATCCTCAACGTGGAACGTGCCCGGCTGGACAAGGCCCTCGGCAACGCCGAGGTCCAGTCCATGATCACCGCGTTCGGCACTGGCATCGGCGAGGATTTCGATCTGAGCAAGCTGCGCTATCACAAGATCGTCCTCATGGCCGATGCCGACGTCGACGGCCAGCACATCACTACTCTGCTGATGACCCTGCTGTTCCGCTACATGCGCCCGCTGATCGAGAACGGCTACGTCTACCTCGCACAGCCGCCGCTGTACCGGATTAAGTGGTCCAATGCGCCGCATGATTATGTCTACAGCGACCGGGAACGCGATGCACGGCTGCTCTCCGGCCAGGCCGCAGGCCGCCGCATTCCCAAGGACAACGGCATCCAGCGCTACAAGGGTCTGGGCGAGATGGATTACACCGAATTGTGGGATACCACCATGGATCCTGACCACCGCACCCTCCTGCAAGTCACCATGGATGACGCGCTGGCCGCTGACCAGACGTTCTCCACCCTTATGGGTGAAGACGTCGAATCGCGCCGGAACTTCATTCAGCAGAACGCCAAGGACGTTCGATTCCTCGATATCTAGTGGCCTTCGGGCATAAATATTCCAGAATCGATATATACCTGAAACGGAAAATATAGACTATGAGTGACGAAACACCAGAAGTCCCGGCCGACGGCGACGCCGTGGTTGAGGGCATCGTCCTTGACACCGATGTTCTGACCGACCGCGTCGAGCAGGTTGACCTGCAGACGGAAATGCAGCGGTCCTACCTCGACTACGCAATGGCCGTCATCGTGGGCCGCGCGCTCCCGGACGTCCGCGATGGACTCAAACCCGTCCACCGCCGCGTGCTATATGCGATGTTCGACGGCGGCTACCGTCCAGAGCGCTCCTTTAACAAGTGCGCCCGCGTCGTCGGCGAGGTGATGGGCCAGTACCACCCCCACGGCGACACAGCCATCTACGATGCTCTGGTCCGCCTGATCCAGGACTGGACCATGCGCTACCCGCTGGCGCTGGGCCAGGGCAACTTCGGGTCACCGGGCAACGACGGTGCCGCTGCGCCGCGGTACACGGAAACCAAGATGGCTCCGCTGGCCATGGAAATGGTCCGTGACATCGATGAGGAGACCGTCGACTTCCAGGACAACTACGACGGCAAGAATCAGGAACCCACCATCCTGCCGGCGCGTTTTCCGAACCTTCTGGTGAACGGCTCCTCCGGCATTGCCGTCGGCATGGCGACGAACATCCCGCCGCACAACCTCCGCGAGGTTGCCGATGGGGTCCAGTGGTACCTGGCCAACCCGACGGCCAGCCGCGAAGAGCTGCTCGAAGAACTGATCGTTCGCATCAAGGGGCCGGACTTCCCGACCGGCGCCACCATCCTCGGCCACAAGGGCATCGAGGATGCCTACCGCACCGGCCGCGGCTCCATCACCATGCGCGCCGTGGTCAACGTTGAAGAGCTCCAGGGCCGCACCTGCCTCGTGGTCACTGAGCTTCCGTACCAGGCCAACCCGGACAACCTCGCGATTAAGATCGCCGAGCTCGTCAAGGACGCCAAGATTTCCGGCATCGCGGACTTGCGCGACGAAACATCGGGACGTACCGGCCAGCGCCTGGTCATCGTGCTCAAGCGCGACGCCGTCGCCAAGGTGGTACTGAACAACCTCTACAAGCACACCCAGCTGCAGGACAACTTCGCGGCCAACATGCTGGCAATCGTCGACGGCGTGCCCCGCACACTGAGCCTGGATGCGTTTATCCGGCACTGGGTCACCCACCAGATGGACGTCATTGCACGCCGGACGCGTTACCGCCTCCGCAAGGCCGAAGAGGAAGCACACATCCTGCGTGCCCTCCTCAAGGCGCTCGATGCGCTCGACGAAGTCATCGCGCTGATCCGTGCCTCAAATACCACCGAAGCGGCCCGCGACGGTCTGATGCAACTCCTGGACATCGACGAACTCCAGGCCCGCGCCATCCTGGACATGCAGTTGCGCCGTCTCGCTGCCTTGGAACGCCAGAAGATCCAGGACCGCCACTCCGAACTCGAAGCCCTGATCGCCGAGTACAACTCGATCCTGGCCTCCGAGGAACGCCAGCGCGGGATTATCAGCACCGAACTGGGCGACATCGTAGCCAAGCACGGCGACGACCGCCGCACCAAGGTCCTGCTTGGCTTTGACGGTGACATGTCGATGGAGGATCTGATTCCCGAAGAGGAAATGGTCGTCACGATCACCCGCGGCGGCTACGTCAAGCGCACCCGCAGCGACAACTACCGTTCGCAACAGCGCGGCGGCAAGGGCATCAAGGGTGCGCAGCTGCGCGGTGATGACGTTGTTGAACACTTCTTCGTGACCACAACCCACCACTGGTTGCTCTTTTTCACCAATTTGGGCCGGGTATACCGTGCGAAGGCTTACGAACTCGTGGAGGCCGGGCGCGACGCCAAGGGACA is drawn from Micrococcaceae bacterium Sec5.8 and contains these coding sequences:
- the recF gene encoding DNA replication/repair protein RecF gives rise to the protein MYLEQLSLTDFRSYAQVELSLDPGVTVLVGSNGIGKTNLMEAIGYLATLSSHRVSSDAPLLRFGAERALIRAKLVRGEQSTVLELEINSARANRARINRSNPVRARDILGICQTVLFAPEDLALVKGDPSSRRRFLDELLISLIPRHAATRSDYDRVLKQRNALLKSARAGKVSAAHEATLDVWDQHMASAGAELLHARLELVDRLRPHLASAYRQLTDGSKEAGALYRSTLQGVVEDDGGAPDAASVPAEDLRLLSVAQLTDRYIQAFAAARRKELERGISLVGPHRDDLDLVLGSAPAKGYASHGETWSMCLSLRLASYYVMLDDARTGGSAPILILDDVFAELDVQRRRKLAAIVSGAEQVLVTAAVEDDIPTELAGRRVKVIPGGLDEPGNR
- a CDS encoding DciA family protein, producing MNKDTDGGLQPGRDPDDIDAAQSALNRMREAAASRGEIRRKAPPKPGTASPKTGRGIGSTRGFGQFHGTGRDPMGLGKVVGRLVAERGWSSPVAVGSVMAEWATLVGPEISAHCTPESFTDTTLHVRCDSTAWATQLRLLSLSLLEKFRTDLGEGVVTKIQVLGPAAPSWRKGGRTVNGRGPRDTYG
- the gyrB gene encoding DNA topoisomerase (ATP-hydrolyzing) subunit B, encoding MANDNAEIPAVEPLVADVVDTSTETETPHGYGASDITVLEGLEAVRKRPGMYIGSTGPRGLHHLVYEVVDNSVDEALAGYCTHIEIVLQADGGVKVVDNGRGIPVDMHPTEHKPTVEVVMTILHAGGKFGGGGYAVSGGLHGVGISVVNALSSRVDTEVRRQGHVWRMSFADGGKPQGGLVQGEEATETGTTQTFYPDAGIFESTYFDFETLRARFQQMAFLNKGLRITLTDERRAAAEPSEDGDLDLDAVPTEGEVPAEFHTVVYQYDDGLLDYVKHLNSGKKVDVVHEDVIAFETEDKERHIALEMAMQWTNAYSESVHTYANTINTHEGGTHEEGFRAAMTSLINRYAREKSIIKEKDDNLTGDDIREGLTAVISVKLAEPQFEGQTKTKLGNSEVKGFVQRVVTDGLGDWLERNPGPARDVIRKAISAAQARMAARKARDNARRKSPLESFGMPGKLSDCSSKNPEKCEVYIVEGDSAGGSAKRGRNPETQAILPLRGKILNVERARLDKALGNAEVQSMITAFGTGIGEDFDLSKLRYHKIVLMADADVDGQHITTLLMTLLFRYMRPLIENGYVYLAQPPLYRIKWSNAPHDYVYSDRERDARLLSGQAAGRRIPKDNGIQRYKGLGEMDYTELWDTTMDPDHRTLLQVTMDDALAADQTFSTLMGEDVESRRNFIQQNAKDVRFLDI
- the gyrA gene encoding DNA gyrase subunit A, translated to MSDETPEVPADGDAVVEGIVLDTDVLTDRVEQVDLQTEMQRSYLDYAMAVIVGRALPDVRDGLKPVHRRVLYAMFDGGYRPERSFNKCARVVGEVMGQYHPHGDTAIYDALVRLIQDWTMRYPLALGQGNFGSPGNDGAAAPRYTETKMAPLAMEMVRDIDEETVDFQDNYDGKNQEPTILPARFPNLLVNGSSGIAVGMATNIPPHNLREVADGVQWYLANPTASREELLEELIVRIKGPDFPTGATILGHKGIEDAYRTGRGSITMRAVVNVEELQGRTCLVVTELPYQANPDNLAIKIAELVKDAKISGIADLRDETSGRTGQRLVIVLKRDAVAKVVLNNLYKHTQLQDNFAANMLAIVDGVPRTLSLDAFIRHWVTHQMDVIARRTRYRLRKAEEEAHILRALLKALDALDEVIALIRASNTTEAARDGLMQLLDIDELQARAILDMQLRRLAALERQKIQDRHSELEALIAEYNSILASEERQRGIISTELGDIVAKHGDDRRTKVLLGFDGDMSMEDLIPEEEMVVTITRGGYVKRTRSDNYRSQQRGGKGIKGAQLRGDDVVEHFFVTTTHHWLLFFTNLGRVYRAKAYELVEAGRDAKGQHVANLLAFQPDEHIAQVLDLRDYQQSPYLVLATKRGLVKKTRLEDYDTNRSAGVIAINLRDEDELVSAQLVSETDDLMLVSRMGQSIRFTATDEALRPMGRATSGVTGMKFREDDELLAADVVTAGSFVFVVTEGGYAKRTAVEEYRLQGRGGLGIKVGKYQEERGHLVGALIVQEEDEVLVVMEGGKVVRSSVAGVPAKGRDTMGVIFAKPDKNDRIIEVARNSERGLETEEMLDEDASEGQASGGDDVTLAGNTGSHEGSAADESAPAPESDESSGNAELDEDNTGGNA